The window GGGAAAGTCAATCCTACTGATTAAACTAGAAGTCCAGGAcctcctttataagggctggcttAGCCAGCAGGCAGATTTTTCTCAACTATAGCTTGTATAAGAAGCCTCTGTGTAGCAACTGCTTCTAGGCTCTGTGtttaaatttgagcccagttagccaccaggagcccttctcAACAGGTACCCTCAGTCTCAGGCTCAATATTAAATTTGACTCTACCTGCCCGATTGATTGCTCTACAGGAATGCTATACCATCACGTTATCTCAAGCAGTGTATTACATTCTATATCAGCACATTTCCTCCAACACTTGGCATTATCCAGTTTTCTAACTCAGCCAGTCTCTTAGGTATAAAGTGagatctcattgttttaatttgcatttttctctgattattaaTAACTTTAAGCATCTCTTCAAAGCGCTGGTAGCTTTAgagtttttctcatctgtgagtTGCTATTCATATTCTTTGGCCATTTTTCTACTGGATTGACATTTTCTCTTGCTTGATATGCAGAAACTTTTACATATTCTAAAAAGAGCAATCCCTGGTTGTTTCAGATATTGCAACTAACTTTTGTTCTATtatttagtaacttttttttttgacagagacagagagagagtcagagagagggacagatagggacagacaggaagagagagagatcagaagtatcaattcttcattgcagcatcttagttcattgattgctttctcatgtgtgccttgactagggggctacagcagagtgagtgaccccttgctcgagccagcaaccttgggcttcaggccaggccggcaaccatggggtcatgtctgttatcccgaactcaagccagtgaccacgaactcaagctggatgagcccaccctcaagtcagtgaccttggggtttcaaacttgggtcctctgtgtcccagtccgatgctctatccattgtgtcaccgcctggtcagagttcttttttttaattaagtagaggcagtggcacagacaggctcctgcatgtgccctgaccgggatccactcagcaagccccctacccggcgatgctctgcccatgtggggctgctgttctgctgctcagcaaccaagttattttagcaactcagatgaggccatggagccgtcctcagcacctggggtcaacttactcaaaccatttgagtcatggctgcaagtgggggagagagagaaggtggagaggtggagaagcagatggtcatctctcctgtgtgccctgaccaggaatcaaacctgggacttcaaacgctgggccgacgctccacagctgagcccaccggccagggccttatttagtAACTTTGTTCATGGTTTCtttgaatagaaatattttatttcaatataataaaattaatctaCCTTTTGGTTGCCATAAAAAAAAGttgtatcaggccctggccggttggctcagcggtagagcgtcagcctggagtgcgggggacccgggttcgattcccggccagggcacataggagaagcgcccatttgcttctccacccccccccctccttcctctctgtctctctcttcccctctcgcagccaaggctccattggagcaaagatggcccgggcgctggggatggctccttggcctctgccccaggcgctagagtggctctggtcacagcagagctacgccccggaggggcagagcatcgccccctggtgggcagagcgttgcccctggtgggcgtgccgggtggatcctggtcgggcgcatgcgggagtctgtctgactgtttctccccatttccagcttcagaaaaatacaaaaaaaaaaaaaaaaagttgtatccTACAAACAACTTAGGCAAATTCAACTCTTAGCACTTAGCAAATGAACTGAAGTACTTTCTCCTATTCAGGCCCCAAGTAGAAGCCAATTGTTTCATTTAGTGTTGTCTGAAGATATGGTTACCTGTTCCAAAGTTATAAGAAAAAACCATGTTGGACTTACTAAGAAATGTACTGTGTACCCAAAGCTGTGTATACTAGAATTGAAGGGCAATTTAAGGAATTTTCAAGACCAATCTTGACTATATATAATGTAATGTAACATAATCTACCTAGTAAAAATGCAAGTTTACCATATTATCAGAAGTAAAAGTTACCAAATTtaagctggttttttttttcatcaaattattgttttttttctttctagagatTAAGAAACCACCAGTGGCCCCCAAGCCAAAGTTTGTGGTGGCAAACAATAAACCAACTCCACCTCCTGTTGCACCGAAACCTGATATTGTGATTTCTAGTGTTCCACAgtcaacaaagaaaaacaaacctgcAATAGCCCCCAAACCAAAAGCCCTGAAGAGCTCACCTGTTTGTAACATCAGGCAGTCACCATCAAGGAAAATCATTGTCAACCTGGAAGAACAGAAACAGGGATTACCCAAAAGCGCTGATAATTCCACTTGCAAACATGTAGGACATCAGAGCAGTGACTATATTTTGCCAGTGTGTTCCTATAGTTCTGAGTGCATCCATAAGCCTGGGAGTAGAGAGGATCTGTGTGTAAAGCAGCTTGTCTTAGAGCCCCTAGAAATGCCTGAAAATGTAGAAAACAGTAATATTGATGAGTCCTCTTCAGCTATAAAAACAAGGGGTAGAAGTGATCCTAATGGTGAAATGGTCAAGAGCCAGACTGCAGTTGTTTTAAAGGCAAGCATCCTAGAAGAGAAGCTTAAAGATGTTTTAACACAAAGAACGTCACCTTTTATTTCCCCACAGAAGCACAGATCCGCAGACAACCCAGAAATGAATGAGGGCTGTAATTCCAGCAGACAGTTCAGAATTAAATTTGCAGACTTGTCACCTTCCCTGTCCAGTTTTGAAAACGTTCCTGATCACCACTGCCACCTACAACTTCCTATCAATCAATTTCAAAATTTTGAAACTTACCAGGATGGCTGTGAAAAAAGCAGTAATTGCTTTCATTTATCTGAACAAGAAGCTCTGGCAAATGGTAAAAAGAGTACTTTTTTATCTTCAGATGGAGTTAATAAGAAATCAGAAGTCAAAGACCTTGGTCCCTTAGAAATTCACTTAATACCATGTACTACAAAATTTCCAACTCCAAAGCCCAGAAAGACACGTGCTGCATGTCTGATACGTCAAAAGCACATAGATGCTTCTAGTGAAAGTACTGAAGAACCAGATTATTTAGACAGTGACTCTTCTTGTCTTTTCAAAGATagtttgaaaaacaataaaatcagtgTTATTTATAAGAATGTTTTGTGTAACCAGGAACAGGTGGGCAGAGTAAAGCCAGGATATAAAAGTGAATTGATTATGGACTCCAATAGTAACAGACGAAACGTAGTTGGTTCCCAGAAAGCCATGTGTCATGAAACATCTTCCTCTGAAGAAGTGACACCTCCTTTTGATACAGATTCTGATTTGAGTTCTGACAGCAAGATAGTAGATGGTTCTCATATGTCACCAGCTGTGGACAATGGTACTGGTTTTATAAGATGCAATACTCTATCTATGAGCCTGCCTAAGCAGCTGAAATTAGCTTGCAACAAACGTTTGCCTACTGCCTGTAACTTGGCAGTGTCTATCCCTCAAATGCAAAAGGAATCTACAATGAAAGATGGAAGTTTCTCAAAAATTGTCCCCAAAAAACCTCAAAGACACAGCTTGCCTGCTGCAGGAATGCTTAAAAAGGCTGCCTCAGAGGAGCTTGTGGATAAAACTTATCcctcaaatgaagaaaaaaattcagacaaGGTTCCAGAAAGAAATCGCCTTCAACAGTCGTGTGCCCAAAACCATGGTATGTCATCCTCCTTTGATATACCTAAACGGACTTCAGAAAAACCAGTGTGGAAATTACCTCATCCTATTTTACCCTTTTCAGGGAACCCAGAATCCTTAAAGTCTATCACCGTAGCCTCAAATAGTGAGCCTTCAACTGCCCTGACCAAGCCAAGAGCAAAATCACTGTCTGCTGTGGATATGGAACGGTGCACTAAGCCTTGCAAAGACTCTCAAAAGAAAAGCTCTTTAAAGAAGTTGCTCAACATGAAGCTGTCCATCTGTTTCATGAAGAGTGACTTCCAGAAATTTTGGTCTAAGAGTAGCCAACTTGAAGACACAACTGCTGGCGGCCTCTTGGGTGGGGAGGGAAAAAGGATTGAAAGTGATGGGCATGGCTTGTTAgtagaagagaagagaaataaaccCATAAAGGCATATTCTGCAGATAACTATAGCCTGGAATcccaaaagaagaggaagaagtcgCGGGGCCAGACCAGTGCAACTAATGGACCAAGAGCTGAGTCTTTGGATGACCAAATGCTCTCTAGGGAGGAAACATCTCAGGCACCTTGCAAACCTTTTACAAGTGACTGTGCACCGGAGTATGAAAATGTACGCCATTATGAAGAAATACCGGAGTATGAGAACTTGCCATTTGTTATGGCTGTAGGAAAAACTCCAGAGTTGAAAAGGCAGAATTCCAGCAGCATGGAGGACACTGATGAAAATGTGTACGAGGTGGAAGAGCCATATGAAGCTTCATATGGCCAGCTGCAAGTTGGACCGAGACATCGGCATTGCAGGTAACACTTAGGTGCCAAACAGACACTGCATTTTTACATGCATCACTGAAATTAATCTTCAACAACCCTGTGAGATAGGAAAATCCTACACATGGGATTTTGGTGAGAAAGTGGGTTAGTTAAGTATATATTGAATGATTCCAAATGCAGTCAGTTTCCTTTTATCATATAGTAGGAATGGGCATTTGCAATGTAAGTGTGAAGTAGTTGACTTATCTTTTTAGCTGATTCAAAGAATTTTAACCAGTAGTAGTATAGGTATGTATGAAAGACCAGGATCAGAGAGATCCTCCAGGATACAGACTTGGAAATTATAGCTGGAACTTAGGGGAGGAAATTGGCCAGTTTAGTGAGCTTTATTAGCTAGGTGTAAGAAATCTGAAGTTATTGAAATCCATGCATTTACCTGTGGTGCCCTTGTCAGGTGAAACCAGTTCAGCAATCATTGGCTTCAGGAAGCTTGTGCAATCACCTAGTAGGAAACGATTACTTCCTGTTCTGACCTCCCAACCATATACCCTTCTATCCTTACAGCCTTTCTTTCAATCTGTCTTACGGTGTTTATTGGTATGTCTGATGTTCTGTGTTTGTCATATCTTTTTGTCCTGCATGAGGCCAAACAAGGGGCTTAAATAGGGACCAATAGATGTTGGCTGACTGCATGAGAGATGAATGAAAagttgcttccttctctctccacagTCTCAAAAGGAGACTTTGCATTGTATTTAAAGTGCTGGGTTTGTGTCTAACACAAAGCTCCTCAGCCCTTTTGGAAGTCTTTATATTATTCTTCTTAGGTCAATAACTTCAAGCCTCTGAATACTTAGGTCTTAAAATGGGACTTCAGTAAAATATTAGCATACATGGCACATTGTCGGGGCTAATAAAAGGATTATTGGgtgaattgaataaataaaagcatgtaaTGAAATCTTAGTGCACCAAGTAAAATAATTGTTCTTTCAGATGTTCTCccagtatttttctttagttgtaattttttcTGCTCTTCTGACCCGTAACAGAAGACTTACCTCCCTTGCTTAACTTTTTTCATATTCTGGACTCTTATTTTGAACGTTAGTACCCAGATAAAAGCCTCTTCCTTGGCATAAATATTTCCATGGAAAATTGGAGTTAGGTATTCAACTTTTAATATACGTATATCTAACTTTTCATGCCTGCTCTTCTCTCTATGGAACAATTTGGTTGCTACTGTCCTTTTAATATGCTTttgtgtcgtgtgtgtgtgtgtgtgtgtgtgtgtgtgtgtgtatgtgtgtgtgaaagaggagTGAATTTGGCTTCTTTGTGATATACTACTATCTTTAGCTACTATGAAGTTTACTCTTGAAATTGGAGATTTGGCCCTTGGTGTAAGTTTCCTGTTGGTCCTCATGCTTAAATCCTGAGAGTTTGTCATTTTCTCTAACACAAGCTGTGAACTTCTGGGACTTGTTCTTTATCTGATATGCTTTTTATACAATTAGGGGCACTGCTGCTCAGCTGGGGGAACCAGGTTGGAAGGAGTTAATGTACACAGCCAGCCAGTTCAGCTGGATGGCATTCATAAGGAGGGTTCTTCTGGAAGCCACAGGAAACCAAGAGTGGCTGTGAACAGATTGCGGGCCATCAAGGAGCACAGCCTGCTGAAGAGTGGGTGAGCTCTGCTCCTGAAATTAGCTTTCTACAGAGATGTTTTTCTTTGGGCCTAAAGCAGGGAGCCCTAAACGGCCTTGAGACTCCCAGGATTTGCCAGCTGAACCAAAAGCCTGCAGTCCTAGGACCAGATTAACAGTTTTGCCTGGAACATTGTACCTTTTGTAAGTAATGCTGAGTAGACAAGAAAGCAAAATTTGGGGCTTCATGAGGAGGACACCCAGACATCCTGAAAGAAGGTAAATGAGAAGTGAGCTGAGAGGCTCCAGGTTGAAATCTTGTTTGGTAGCCTGGCTGTTGAAACTGTAGACCTGTTCCTTagaataattaattcaaaatacaaCCCTAGGAGAATTTTAGAACCCTAAAatgatcagaaaaaatgcaagTGAACCCTTTTTAGGATTTTTCTGCTGAGATGAATTGGAAGAATGTCATTTTCTCAGCCCTTGGGAAAGAGAGTCTGGATCACACCAAGGGTTTATAGGGAGTCACTAGTTTATAGGGATTCATAGAGTCTATGTGTGTCACCAGACTCTATCTTCTGGATCATATATTTGGCAAGCTTGGGAGTGCCTAAATGGTCacctccttctttttaaaaaaaatttttttttgtttattgattttagtgagaggagtgggggctgtgggagagagaggaacatcagtctgttcctgtatgtgccctaaccggggatcgaaccagcaacctctgtgctttgggaggatgcgctaaccaactgagatatccagTCAAGGCCATATAGTCACCTTCTTTAGAGTGTAGGTTTCAAGAATCCAACTGCTTAATGTTTACAAATTTATAACATGTTATAATTGATTTATCAGGAAATAATTAGAGTCTGTCCCCAATAAGACTGTGTTA is drawn from Saccopteryx leptura isolate mSacLep1 chromosome 1, mSacLep1_pri_phased_curated, whole genome shotgun sequence and contains these coding sequences:
- the FGD6 gene encoding FYVE, RhoGEF and PH domain-containing protein 6 isoform X2 — its product is MTSAAEIKKPPVAPKPKFVVANNKPTPPPVAPKPDIVISSVPQSTKKNKPAIAPKPKALKSSPVCNIRQSPSRKIIVNLEEQKQGLPKSADNSTCKHVGHQSSDYILPVCSYSSECIHKPGSREDLCVKQLVLEPLEMPENVENSNIDESSSAIKTRGRSDPNGEMVKSQTAVVLKASILEEKLKDVLTQRTSPFISPQKHRSADNPEMNEGCNSSRQFRIKFADLSPSLSSFENVPDHHCHLQLPINQFQNFETYQDGCEKSSNCFHLSEQEALANGKKSTFLSSDGVNKKSEVKDLGPLEIHLIPCTTKFPTPKPRKTRAACLIRQKHIDASSESTEEPDYLDSDSSCLFKDSLKNNKISVIYKNVLCNQEQVGRVKPGYKSELIMDSNSNRRNVVGSQKAMCHETSSSEEVTPPFDTDSDLSSDSKIVDGSHMSPAVDNGTGFIRCNTLSMSLPKQLKLACNKRLPTACNLAVSIPQMQKESTMKDGSFSKIVPKKPQRHSLPAAGMLKKAASEELVDKTYPSNEEKNSDKVPERNRLQQSCAQNHGMSSSFDIPKRTSEKPVWKLPHPILPFSGNPESLKSITVASNSEPSTALTKPRAKSLSAVDMERCTKPCKDSQKKSSLKKLLNMKLSICFMKSDFQKFWSKSSQLEDTTAGGLLGGEGKRIESDGHGLLVEEKRNKPIKAYSADNYSLESQKKRKKSRGQTSATNGPRAESLDDQMLSREETSQAPCKPFTSDCAPEYENVRHYEEIPEYENLPFVMAVGKTPELKRQNSSSMEDTDENVYEVEEPYEASYGQLQVGPRHRHCSSSGASQEGHNDLDLGLGDLPSDEEEVINSSDEDDVSSGSSKGEPDLLGDKQDEDTGIKSKVHYIAKEIMSSEKVFVDVLKLLHIDFRDAVAHASRHLGKPVIEDRILNQILYYLPQLYELNRDLLKELEERMLNWTEQQRIADIFVKKGPYLKMYSTYIKEFDKNIALLDEQCKKNPGFAAVVREFEMSPRCANLALKHYLLKPVQRIPQYRLLLTDYLKNLLEDCGDYRDTQDALAVVIEVANHANDTMKQGDNFQKLMQIQYSLNGHHEIVQPGRVFLKEGTLMKLSRKVMQPRVFFLFNDALLYTTPVQSGMYKLNNMLSLAGMKVKKPTQEAYQNELKIESVERSFILSASSATERDEWLEAISRSIEEYAKKRITFCPSRSLDEADSENKEEVSPLGSKAPIWIPDTRATMCMICTSEFTLTWRRHHCRACGKIVCQACSSNKYGLDYLKNQPARVCEHCFQELQKLDHQNSPKIGSPGNHKSSSALSSVLQSIPSGRKQKKIPAALKEVSANTEDSSMSGYLYRSKGNKKPWKHLWFVIKNKVLYTYAASEDVAALESQPLLGFTVSQVKDENSESRVFQLLHKNMVFYVFKADDAHSAQKWIDAFQEGTIL
- the FGD6 gene encoding FYVE, RhoGEF and PH domain-containing protein 6 isoform X1 — encoded protein: MTSAAEIKKPPVAPKPKFVVANNKPTPPPVAPKPDIVISSVPQSTKKNKPAIAPKPKALKSSPVCNIRQSPSRKIIVNLEEQKQGLPKSADNSTCKHVGHQSSDYILPVCSYSSECIHKPGSREDLCVKQLVLEPLEMPENVENSNIDESSSAIKTRGRSDPNGEMVKSQTAVVLKASILEEKLKDVLTQRTSPFISPQKHRSADNPEMNEGCNSSRQFRIKFADLSPSLSSFENVPDHHCHLQLPINQFQNFETYQDGCEKSSNCFHLSEQEALANGKKSTFLSSDGVNKKSEVKDLGPLEIHLIPCTTKFPTPKPRKTRAACLIRQKHIDASSESTEEPDYLDSDSSCLFKDSLKNNKISVIYKNVLCNQEQVGRVKPGYKSELIMDSNSNRRNVVGSQKAMCHETSSSEEVTPPFDTDSDLSSDSKIVDGSHMSPAVDNGTGFIRCNTLSMSLPKQLKLACNKRLPTACNLAVSIPQMQKESTMKDGSFSKIVPKKPQRHSLPAAGMLKKAASEELVDKTYPSNEEKNSDKVPERNRLQQSCAQNHGMSSSFDIPKRTSEKPVWKLPHPILPFSGNPESLKSITVASNSEPSTALTKPRAKSLSAVDMERCTKPCKDSQKKSSLKKLLNMKLSICFMKSDFQKFWSKSSQLEDTTAGGLLGGEGKRIESDGHGLLVEEKRNKPIKAYSADNYSLESQKKRKKSRGQTSATNGPRAESLDDQMLSREETSQAPCKPFTSDCAPEYENVRHYEEIPEYENLPFVMAVGKTPELKRQNSSSMEDTDENVYEVEEPYEASYGQLQVGPRHRHCRSLLTISVQLMSLSFCCSGASQEGHNDLDLGLGDLPSDEEEVINSSDEDDVSSGSSKGEPDLLGDKQDEDTGIKSKVHYIAKEIMSSEKVFVDVLKLLHIDFRDAVAHASRHLGKPVIEDRILNQILYYLPQLYELNRDLLKELEERMLNWTEQQRIADIFVKKGPYLKMYSTYIKEFDKNIALLDEQCKKNPGFAAVVREFEMSPRCANLALKHYLLKPVQRIPQYRLLLTDYLKNLLEDCGDYRDTQDALAVVIEVANHANDTMKQGDNFQKLMQIQYSLNGHHEIVQPGRVFLKEGTLMKLSRKVMQPRVFFLFNDALLYTTPVQSGMYKLNNMLSLAGMKVKKPTQEAYQNELKIESVERSFILSASSATERDEWLEAISRSIEEYAKKRITFCPSRSLDEADSENKEEVSPLGSKAPIWIPDTRATMCMICTSEFTLTWRRHHCRACGKIVCQACSSNKYGLDYLKNQPARVCEHCFQELQKLDHQNSPKIGSPGNHKSSSALSSVLQSIPSGRKQKKIPAALKEVSANTEDSSMSGYLYRSKGNKKPWKHLWFVIKNKVLYTYAASEDVAALESQPLLGFTVSQVKDENSESRVFQLLHKNMVFYVFKADDAHSAQKWIDAFQEGTIL
- the FGD6 gene encoding FYVE, RhoGEF and PH domain-containing protein 6 isoform X3 codes for the protein MTSAAEIKKPPVAPKPKFVVANNKPTPPPVAPKPDIVISSVPQSTKKNKPAIAPKPKALKSSPVCNIRQSPSRKIIVNLEEQKQGLPKSADNSTCKHVGHQSSDYILPVCSYSSECIHKPGSREDLCVKQLVLEPLEMPENVENSNIDESSSAIKTRGRSDPNGEMVKSQTAVVLKASILEEKLKDVLTQRTSPFISPQKHRSADNPEMNEGCNSSRQFRIKFADLSPSLSSFENVPDHHCHLQLPINQFQNFETYQDGCEKSSNCFHLSEQEALANGKKSTFLSSDGVNKKSEVKDLGPLEIHLIPCTTKFPTPKPRKTRAACLIRQKHIDASSESTEEPDYLDSDSSCLFKDSLKNNKISVIYKNVLCNQEQVGRVKPGYKSELIMDSNSNRRNVVGSQKAMCHETSSSEEVTPPFDTDSDLSSDSKIVDGSHMSPAVDNGTGFIRCNTLSMSLPKQLKLACNKRLPTACNLAVSIPQMQKESTMKDGSFSKIVPKKPQRHSLPAAGMLKKAASEELVDKTYPSNEEKNSDKVPERNRLQQSCAQNHGMSSSFDIPKRTSEKPVWKLPHPILPFSGNPESLKSITVASNSEPSTALTKPRAKSLSAVDMERCTKPCKDSQKKSSLKKLLNMKLSICFMKSDFQKFWSKSSQLEDTTAGGLLGGEGKRIESDGHGLLVEEKRNKPIKAYSADNYSLESQKKRKKSRGQTSATNGPRAESLDDQMLSREETSQAPCKPFTSDCAPEYENVRHYEEIPEYENLPFVMAVGKTPELKRQNSSSMEDTDENVYEVEEPYEASYGQLQVGPRHRHCSSGASQEGHNDLDLGLGDLPSDEEEVINSSDEDDVSSGSSKGEPDLLGDKQDEDTGIKSKVHYIAKEIMSSEKVFVDVLKLLHIDFRDAVAHASRHLGKPVIEDRILNQILYYLPQLYELNRDLLKELEERMLNWTEQQRIADIFVKKGPYLKMYSTYIKEFDKNIALLDEQCKKNPGFAAVVREFEMSPRCANLALKHYLLKPVQRIPQYRLLLTDYLKNLLEDCGDYRDTQDALAVVIEVANHANDTMKQGDNFQKLMQIQYSLNGHHEIVQPGRVFLKEGTLMKLSRKVMQPRVFFLFNDALLYTTPVQSGMYKLNNMLSLAGMKVKKPTQEAYQNELKIESVERSFILSASSATERDEWLEAISRSIEEYAKKRITFCPSRSLDEADSENKEEVSPLGSKAPIWIPDTRATMCMICTSEFTLTWRRHHCRACGKIVCQACSSNKYGLDYLKNQPARVCEHCFQELQKLDHQNSPKIGSPGNHKSSSALSSVLQSIPSGRKQKKIPAALKEVSANTEDSSMSGYLYRSKGNKKPWKHLWFVIKNKVLYTYAASEDVAALESQPLLGFTVSQVKDENSESRVFQLLHKNMVFYVFKADDAHSAQKWIDAFQEGTIL